In Syngnathoides biaculeatus isolate LvHL_M chromosome 5, ASM1980259v1, whole genome shotgun sequence, the following are encoded in one genomic region:
- the LOC133501438 gene encoding amino acid transporter heavy chain SLC3A2-like isoform X1 — protein sequence MHQSRRRAAMDQNQDLQAVAQVRQEEEEEEAAAAAEAPAPKQPEERRDEAGDADATEADVSEVVLDQQDVDEDPEKRPMTGDAQAEKNGCVKLNVDGDGGEFTGLKKDELLRVAGTPGWVRTRWALLVLFWLGWLAMLAGATLLILRAPRCRELPATRWWNRGALYRVPSVRAFSDAGDIRGVREKVDALSQLRLSGLVLGPVHVAPPDDAAALSFQEIAAEAGSLEQFRELLGAAHRKGICVVLDLTPNYRGSSGSWFSDASVTVVAEKLKSALVFWFSEGVDGVQLADVDYAAAAVPSLWADIRAIVQNGTNERPTRRLLMGATERRAATDVSGVLSSSGVDLLTSGLLLDGDASELARSVQDLYDAHPQTRLAWNLGGRGRGHLASLVGPALVPLYQLLLFTLPGTPVLEYGDEIGLTDDGTKFPRMIWDSAEDELNGTQKEARARRASSRAFVRRVSEARAKERSLLFGDFVAVANSSSSLAFVRSWDQNAAFLAAFNFDRREARPEPVRAALPRVAEVVLATDPTRGAGADPAALRLAGGEALLLKLPSAG from the exons ATGCACCAGAG TCGAAGGCGCGCCGCCATGGACCAGAACCAGGACCTGCAGGCCGTCGCTCAGGTgcgacaagaagaagaagaagaagaagctgcagcAGCAGCGGAAGCGCCTGCACCGAAGCAGCCCGAAGAGCGGCGAGACGAGGCTGGGGATGCCGACGCGACGGAGGCCGACGTCAGCGAGGTGGTCCTGGACCAGCAGGACGTCGACGAGGACCCGGAGAAGCGGCCCATGACCGGGGACGCGCAGGCGGAGAAGAACGGCTGCGTCAAGCTCAACGTggacggcgacggcggcgaGTTCACCGGGCTGAAGAAGGACGAGCTGCTGCGGGTGGCGGGCACACCCGG GTGGGTGCGCACACGCTGGGCCCTGCTGGTTCTGTTCTGGCTGGGCTGGTTGGCCATGCTGGCGGGCGCCACGCTCCTCATCCTGCGGGCGCCGCGCTGCCGGGAGCTGCCCGCCACCCGCTGGTGGAACCGGGGGGCGCTCTACCGCGTGCCCAGCGTCCGAGCCTTCAGCGACGCCGGCGACATCAGAG GCGTGCGTGAGAAGGTGGATGCCTTGTCCCAGCTGAGGTTGAGCGGTTTGGTGCTGGGGCCGGTCCACGTGGCCCCGCCCGACGACGCCGCCGCGCTCAGCTTTCAGGAGATCGCGGCTGAGGCCGGAAGTCTGGAGCAGTTCAGGGAGCTTCTGGGCGCCGCGCACAGGAAGG GCATCTGTGTGGTTTTGGATCTGACTCCGAACTACCGCGGCTCCAGCGGGTCCTGGTTCTCCGACGCCAGCGTGACGGTGGTGGCCGAGAAGCTGAAG TCTGCGTTGGTGTTCTGGTTCAGCGAAGGCGTGGACGGCGTTCAGCTGGCGGACGTGGACTACGCGGCCGCCGCCGTGCCGTCTCTGTGGGCCGACATCCGGGCCATCGTCCAGAACGGGACCAACGAGCGGCCCACCAGGAG ACTTTTGATGGGCGCGACCGAGCGTCGCGCCGCCACGGACGTTTCCGGGGTCCTGTCGTCCAGCGGCGTGGACCTCCTGACGTCCGGGCTCTTGCTGGACGGGGACGCGTCGGAGCTGGCGCGCTCCGTCCAGGACTTGTACGACGCCCACCCTCAGACGCGGCTGGCCTGGAACCTGGGGGGTCGCGGCCGGGGTCACCTGGCCTCGCTGGTGGGCCCGGCGCTGGTCCCGCTTTACCAGTTGCTGCTCTTCACGCTGCCGGGGACGCCCGTGCTGGAGTACGGCGACGAGATCGGCCTGACGGACGAC GGCACGAAGTTTCCCAGGATGATTTGGGACTCGGCGGAGGACGAGCTGAATGGAACCCAGAAG GAGGCTCGCGCCCGCCGCGCGTCCTCTCGCGCCTTCGTGCGCCGCGTGAGCGAGGCGCGCGCCAAAGAGCGCTCCCTGCTGTTCGGGGACTTCGTGGCGGTGGCCAACTCGTCGTCCTCGCTGGCCTTCGTCCGCTCGTGGGACCAGAACGCCGCCTTCCTGGCCGCCTTCAACTTTGACCGGCGCGAGGCCCGGCCGGAGCCCGTCCGCGCGGCGCTGCCCCGGGTGGCCGAGGTGGTCCTCGCCACCGACCCGACGAGGGGCGCCGGCGCGGACCCGGCCGCGCTGCGTCTGGCCGGCGGGGAAGCGCTGCTGCTCAAGCTCCCCTCGGCCGGTTAG
- the LOC133501438 gene encoding amino acid transporter heavy chain SLC3A2-like isoform X2 — MDQNQDLQAVAQVRQEEEEEEAAAAAEAPAPKQPEERRDEAGDADATEADVSEVVLDQQDVDEDPEKRPMTGDAQAEKNGCVKLNVDGDGGEFTGLKKDELLRVAGTPGWVRTRWALLVLFWLGWLAMLAGATLLILRAPRCRELPATRWWNRGALYRVPSVRAFSDAGDIRGVREKVDALSQLRLSGLVLGPVHVAPPDDAAALSFQEIAAEAGSLEQFRELLGAAHRKGICVVLDLTPNYRGSSGSWFSDASVTVVAEKLKSALVFWFSEGVDGVQLADVDYAAAAVPSLWADIRAIVQNGTNERPTRRLLMGATERRAATDVSGVLSSSGVDLLTSGLLLDGDASELARSVQDLYDAHPQTRLAWNLGGRGRGHLASLVGPALVPLYQLLLFTLPGTPVLEYGDEIGLTDDGTKFPRMIWDSAEDELNGTQKEARARRASSRAFVRRVSEARAKERSLLFGDFVAVANSSSSLAFVRSWDQNAAFLAAFNFDRREARPEPVRAALPRVAEVVLATDPTRGAGADPAALRLAGGEALLLKLPSAG, encoded by the exons ATGGACCAGAACCAGGACCTGCAGGCCGTCGCTCAGGTgcgacaagaagaagaagaagaagaagctgcagcAGCAGCGGAAGCGCCTGCACCGAAGCAGCCCGAAGAGCGGCGAGACGAGGCTGGGGATGCCGACGCGACGGAGGCCGACGTCAGCGAGGTGGTCCTGGACCAGCAGGACGTCGACGAGGACCCGGAGAAGCGGCCCATGACCGGGGACGCGCAGGCGGAGAAGAACGGCTGCGTCAAGCTCAACGTggacggcgacggcggcgaGTTCACCGGGCTGAAGAAGGACGAGCTGCTGCGGGTGGCGGGCACACCCGG GTGGGTGCGCACACGCTGGGCCCTGCTGGTTCTGTTCTGGCTGGGCTGGTTGGCCATGCTGGCGGGCGCCACGCTCCTCATCCTGCGGGCGCCGCGCTGCCGGGAGCTGCCCGCCACCCGCTGGTGGAACCGGGGGGCGCTCTACCGCGTGCCCAGCGTCCGAGCCTTCAGCGACGCCGGCGACATCAGAG GCGTGCGTGAGAAGGTGGATGCCTTGTCCCAGCTGAGGTTGAGCGGTTTGGTGCTGGGGCCGGTCCACGTGGCCCCGCCCGACGACGCCGCCGCGCTCAGCTTTCAGGAGATCGCGGCTGAGGCCGGAAGTCTGGAGCAGTTCAGGGAGCTTCTGGGCGCCGCGCACAGGAAGG GCATCTGTGTGGTTTTGGATCTGACTCCGAACTACCGCGGCTCCAGCGGGTCCTGGTTCTCCGACGCCAGCGTGACGGTGGTGGCCGAGAAGCTGAAG TCTGCGTTGGTGTTCTGGTTCAGCGAAGGCGTGGACGGCGTTCAGCTGGCGGACGTGGACTACGCGGCCGCCGCCGTGCCGTCTCTGTGGGCCGACATCCGGGCCATCGTCCAGAACGGGACCAACGAGCGGCCCACCAGGAG ACTTTTGATGGGCGCGACCGAGCGTCGCGCCGCCACGGACGTTTCCGGGGTCCTGTCGTCCAGCGGCGTGGACCTCCTGACGTCCGGGCTCTTGCTGGACGGGGACGCGTCGGAGCTGGCGCGCTCCGTCCAGGACTTGTACGACGCCCACCCTCAGACGCGGCTGGCCTGGAACCTGGGGGGTCGCGGCCGGGGTCACCTGGCCTCGCTGGTGGGCCCGGCGCTGGTCCCGCTTTACCAGTTGCTGCTCTTCACGCTGCCGGGGACGCCCGTGCTGGAGTACGGCGACGAGATCGGCCTGACGGACGAC GGCACGAAGTTTCCCAGGATGATTTGGGACTCGGCGGAGGACGAGCTGAATGGAACCCAGAAG GAGGCTCGCGCCCGCCGCGCGTCCTCTCGCGCCTTCGTGCGCCGCGTGAGCGAGGCGCGCGCCAAAGAGCGCTCCCTGCTGTTCGGGGACTTCGTGGCGGTGGCCAACTCGTCGTCCTCGCTGGCCTTCGTCCGCTCGTGGGACCAGAACGCCGCCTTCCTGGCCGCCTTCAACTTTGACCGGCGCGAGGCCCGGCCGGAGCCCGTCCGCGCGGCGCTGCCCCGGGTGGCCGAGGTGGTCCTCGCCACCGACCCGACGAGGGGCGCCGGCGCGGACCCGGCCGCGCTGCGTCTGGCCGGCGGGGAAGCGCTGCTGCTCAAGCTCCCCTCGGCCGGTTAG
- the haus2 gene encoding HAUS augmin-like complex subunit 2 isoform X1 encodes MMHEWTTSPLPVTPSGGLLSALVSSGAVSQEELEHASSSQRAVFSPRLHEAERRLRTREELQQLQLEAALLHEEKKSADVTRAVRLAPRLQALQTFNSHLEDVLRNHKVLARRLARPRSRADLPVPAHLRRSVVEVLRDVTDFVDTLDDKRGVVASGADIQRRRLDQLNADVEQLSAQASEAETWANQLLRRKEARHGSSSCRSSCL; translated from the exons ATG ATGCACGAGTGGACCACATCTCCCTTGCCCGTGACGCCATCGGGCGGCCTGCTGTCCGCGTTGGTGTCGAGCGGTGCCGTGTCTCAG GAGGAATTGGAACACGCGTCCTCATCCCAGCGAGCCGTCTTCTCCCCTCGCCTGCACGAAGCCGAGCGACGACTCAGAACGCGGGAGGAGCTGCAGCAG CTGCAGCTGGAGGCGGCGCTGCTGCACGAGGAGAAGAAAAGCGCCGACGTCACGCGTGCGGTCCGCCTCG CCCCCAGGTTGCAGGCGCTGCAGACCTTCAACTCTCACCTGGAGGACGTCTTGAGGAACCACAAAGTTCTGGCCCGGCGACTGGCCAGGCCGCGGAGCCGCGCCGACCTGCCCGTCCCGGCCCACCTGCGCCG CTCCGTGGTGGAAGTCCTCCGCGACGTCACCGACTTTGTGGACACTTTGGACGACAAGAGAGGCGTCGTCGCCAGCGGCGCCGACATCCAACGGCGCCGCCTGGATCAGCTG AACGCGGACGTCGAGCAGCTCTCTGCGCAGGCCTCCGAAGCGGAGACGTGGGCCAATCAGCTTCTCCGACGGAAGGAGGCGCGCCACGGGTCGTCCTC atgtcGCTCCAGCTGCCTTTAG
- the haus2 gene encoding HAUS augmin-like complex subunit 2 isoform X2, whose product MHEWTTSPLPVTPSGGLLSALVSSGAVSQEELEHASSSQRAVFSPRLHEAERRLRTREELQQLQLEAALLHEEKKSADVTRAVRLAPRLQALQTFNSHLEDVLRNHKVLARRLARPRSRADLPVPAHLRRSVVEVLRDVTDFVDTLDDKRGVVASGADIQRRRLDQLNADVEQLSAQASEAETWANQLLRRKEARHGSSSCRSSCL is encoded by the exons ATGCACGAGTGGACCACATCTCCCTTGCCCGTGACGCCATCGGGCGGCCTGCTGTCCGCGTTGGTGTCGAGCGGTGCCGTGTCTCAG GAGGAATTGGAACACGCGTCCTCATCCCAGCGAGCCGTCTTCTCCCCTCGCCTGCACGAAGCCGAGCGACGACTCAGAACGCGGGAGGAGCTGCAGCAG CTGCAGCTGGAGGCGGCGCTGCTGCACGAGGAGAAGAAAAGCGCCGACGTCACGCGTGCGGTCCGCCTCG CCCCCAGGTTGCAGGCGCTGCAGACCTTCAACTCTCACCTGGAGGACGTCTTGAGGAACCACAAAGTTCTGGCCCGGCGACTGGCCAGGCCGCGGAGCCGCGCCGACCTGCCCGTCCCGGCCCACCTGCGCCG CTCCGTGGTGGAAGTCCTCCGCGACGTCACCGACTTTGTGGACACTTTGGACGACAAGAGAGGCGTCGTCGCCAGCGGCGCCGACATCCAACGGCGCCGCCTGGATCAGCTG AACGCGGACGTCGAGCAGCTCTCTGCGCAGGCCTCCGAAGCGGAGACGTGGGCCAATCAGCTTCTCCGACGGAAGGAGGCGCGCCACGGGTCGTCCTC atgtcGCTCCAGCTGCCTTTAG
- the zgc:109986 gene encoding uncharacterized protein zgc:109986 yields MRPPGWSTGRSGKEAGSVGAVVCSSRSPMDLCQAKSEIRQLLSRVEPSQVPKLLDWLRNSEDLDELRVDNGKVILRSIAEEIRKGLPPDAMLPCELIAQHKMRQHSRPTAHVDAFLYEDDYVDALCETGRMSRSYCRECGSRRTAPLDFVSHSFSACELLFLFQNVLPDLSGRTLVDVGSRLGAVLYGGFVYSSASRLVGVELSEEFVGLQNKMVHKYGMNPRVEVVHADVRTQAVLLQTADVLVMNNVFEYFMEPGEQVRAWRFIMQAFRKPGSLLVTVPSLEDSLQPLQVALPTGWVEELPVDYDVYVGKDADPEDLQQFHLYRVL; encoded by the exons ATGCGGCCACCTGGTTGGTCCACCGGCCGCAGCGGCAAAGAAGCCGGAAGTGTCGGCGCAGTCGTGTGCTCATCGCGGAGTCCGATGGATTTGTGTCAAGCTAAAAGTGAGATACGGCAGCTTCTGAGCAGGGTTGAACCTTCTCAGGTGCCGAAGCTGCTCGACTGGCTCCGCAACTCAG AGGACCTGGACGAGTTGCGAGTCGACAACGGCAAAGTCATCCTGAGGTCCATCGCGgaagaaatcaggaaggggctccCCCCGGACGCCATGTTGCCGTGTGAGCTCATCGCCCAGCACAAG ATGCGGCAGCATTCGCGTCCCACCGCCCACGTGGACGCCTTCTTGTACGAGGACGACTACGTGGACGCCCTTTGCGAGACGGGACGGATGAGCCGCAGCTACTGCCGCGAGTGCGGCTCCCGCCGCACGGCGCCGCTGG ACTTCGTGTCGCACTCGTTCTCCGCGTGCGAGCTGCTCTTCCTCTTCCAAAACGTTCTGCCGGACCTGAGCGGCCGCACGCTCGTGGACGTCGGATCGCGACTGGGGGCCGTGCTCTACGGG GGGTTCGTGTACAGCTCGGCGTCGCGGCTGGTCGGCGTGGAGCTCAGCGAGGAGTTTGTGGGCCTGCAGAACAAAATGGTGCACAAGTACGGGATGAACCCGAGGGTGGAG GTCGTCCACGCCGACGTGCGCACGCAGGCGGTTCTGCTGCAGACCGCCGACGTTCTGGTCATGAACAACGTCTTTGAGTACTTCATGGAGCCCGGCGAACAAGTCAG GGCCTGGAGGTTTATCATGCAGGCGTTCAGGAAACCAGGTTCTCTGCTGGTGACGGTTCCCAGTCTGGAGGACTCTCTCCAGCCCCTGCAG GTGGCGCTGCCGACCGGCTGGGTGGAGGAACTTCCTGTGGACTACGACGTTTACGTGGGTAAAGACGCAGACCCCGAGGATCTGCAACAGTTCCACCTTTACAGGGTCTTGTGA